The genome window TCCCAGTGTAATTCAACACTTGCACCTGCATTTTCTAATAATGTTTTCAATTCCTCTGATTCCGTGGAAGGACAGATTGGATCATTTGTACCAGCTGCAATGAAGACTCCATTGCTTGAAAGGTCTGGCAACTCTATTCCTCTTCGTGGCACCATTGGATGATGTAAAATAGCGGCCTTTAATGCACTCTGATAATGGAAGAGCAGACTTGCAGCGATATTTGCACCATTGGAGTAACCAATAGCAACTATATTGTTACGGTCAAATTCGTATTTTACTGCTGCATCATCTAGAAATTCATTTAATTCTTTTGTGCGGAAGATGAGATCTTCTTCATCAAATACACCTTCAGCCAGTCTTCTAAAAAAGCGAGGCATGCCGTTTTCTAGTACATTTCCTCGGACACTTAATACATTTGCCTCTTTATCGACGATTTCTGCCAATTGAAGGAGATCCTGCTCTGTTCCCCCTGTTCCATGTAGCAATAGTAATGTTGGTTTTGTGCTATCTGTTCCTTTTTGAAAAATATGTTTCATATAATAATTCTCCTTTCATTATAGATCGAATTTATTCTATTACGTATCCAAATACAAGAATCTATTTCGGTCTTTCAATCGAAAATATTTTGCCAATCTTGGCATAGTTATGTCCAGCAAGGCGGCTAACAGCACCAAGTGCCTCAGGATTTATTCTACCTTCTTCATAGATTGCTTCATCGATATGGAAACGAATAATCTTACCGATAATAAGATCTGTTCCAATTGAACCATCTTGCCCTAATTCAATCACTTGCTCCAATTTACATTCAAAGCGAACTTTCGCTTCTTTAATCCCGGGTACAGAAATTGTTTCACTGTCAACAAGGGTCAAGTTCGCTAATGCTAGTTCACTTTCATTAGGCGGAAGTGATGCTGCTGTTTTATTAATTTCTTCTACATTTTCCAAATCAACAATGTGGACAACAAATGCTTGATTATCTATTATATTTTGAGCAGTGTCTTTTCTTTTTCCGTTTTTACGCTGAGTAGAAATGGAAATCATCGGTGGATTAGATGAAACGACATTGAAATAGCTAAAAGGAGCAGCATTGACGGTTCCATCCTTTGCGACACTTGTCACAAATGCTATCGGTCTAGGAATGATACTGCCAATGAGCAATTTATAGTTTTCTCGTTCAGTATTTTCTTTTGGATCAAAGGATAGCACAGCGTTTTCTCCTTCACATTTTTTAGAAAATCAACTAGCAGTCAATTTTCTGTTCATATTGCCATTGAAATATTTTTCTTATCGAATTGTAAAGCCTGATACTCCGGCGTGGAAATCATCATTTTCCTGCTGTTTGTTTTAACGTAATGCCTCTCCTTTTCTTCCTACTTTTTTAAGGACGTCAAGAACGATTTCTTTTTCTTCAGATGTGACACCCTCAAATAGTGCTTCAATGACTTGTTGATGCTTAGGGAAAATTTCATCCATTAGTTTTTTCCCTTTGTCTGTAATTTGTATATAGACGACCCTGCGATCCTCTTTACAATCAACTCTTTCTACTAGCCCGTTGTTTTCTAATTTATCGATCACATACGTAATAGAACCTGTATTAATAAGCACCGCTTCAGAAATCTGTCTAATGGTTTGTCTTCCTTTACTGTAAACTGCTTCTATTACTGCAAAGTCTGAGGATTTCATACCATGACTGCTAATATCCTTCTTGATCAGTTCTTCTATCGACTTCGCTGCCTTCATTAAAACAACGAAAGTCTTTAAAGATAAATTATCGCTCATATTGAACTCTTCCCTTCGTAAAATGTATGAAAAAAATTATTTTGAATTAATTTATATTTAATTAAGTATAATATACCGAATTTGTTGTTCAATGTCAATTATTAGTTTATACATTATGACAGTGAATTATTGACTAAAATTAAAGATGTAACTATAATGGTTACAACAGGAGGTCACGAAAATGAAAATCAGCAGCAGATTTACCATAGCTGTTCATATATTATCACTTATTACAATTGAAAGGTCGACGCGATGTACTTCTGAGTATATTGCCGAAAGCGTCAATACAAATCCAGTTATTATACGAAAAGTTATGGGCAAGCTAAAAAATGCTGGAATGATTGCCATTCATCGTGGTCTTGGTGGAGCAGAGCTATTAAAACCCTTAGAACAGATTACGCTGCTCGATATTTATCGTGCTGTGGAAGTTGTGGAAGAAGGGGAACTGTTTCAAATTCATAATGACCCGAATCCAAATTGTGCTGTTGGAGCGAATATTCAGGGTGTGCTTGAACTGATCTTGTTTAAAGCTCAAGATGTGATGGAAAATATTCTGGACGAGGTGACAATGGAAGAACTCGTTAAAGTGTTAAATCAAAAAATAGGCTAATATAGTCCATTTTTTTGTTATTGATGTAACCATAAAGGTTACATCAAAATATACTTAGGAGGTTTTATCAATGAAGGTAGGCATTATAGGTGCAACAGGAAAAGCTGGAAGTTTGATCTTGAAAGAAGCAAAGGAAAGAGGCCATGAAGTAACGGCAATTGTAAGAAACGCTGCTAAATTGGCTGACAAAGATTTAGAAGTTGTGGAAAAAGACTTATTTCAATTAACTGCAGAGGATTTGAAAAAATTTGACGTAGTTGTTAATGCATTTGGTACAGCTCCAGAGATAGCTGAACAGCATGTTGAATTAGGAAAAGTATTAATTGCAGCACTTCAAGGTACTGAAGTCACGAGATTAATCGTTGTTGGAGGAGCAGGAAGCCTTTATGTCGATGAAGCGAAAACGACGCGTTTAATTGATACACCTGAATTTCCGGATGCATTTAAATCCATTGCATCCAATCAAGGGAAAAACCTCGAAGACCTGCAAAATTCAACTGGAATTAAGTGGACATTCCTCAGCCCAGCTGCTTTCTTCAATCCTGAAGGCAAGCGAACAGGCACATACAAAGCAGGAAAAGATAATCTCATCGTCAATGCACAAGGTGAGAGCCATGTAAGCTATGCAGATTATGCAATAGCAATTGTTGATGAAATTGAAAATGCAGCACATGTTAATGAACGCTTTACTGTAGTTTCTGATGCAGAATAAATGAGGGAATTGAAGAAAAGGAAATGGTATCCTAAGGGCTATCATTTCCTTTTTTATTGAGTTTTGGAGGGAAAGCCAAGACATGAAGATATATTAATTGAGCTCAATGTGGTATTCACCGAGTCTGGTAAGGGAAACACAAATATGATTAATATTCAACAAAGTGGGTATATATCAGTATGGACAAATACTAAGGAGGATGATTAGAAGATGCCTAATAAAATTATTGGCGGCGTATTCGCTGTAGCAGAAGATGCAGAGAAAGCAATTAATGAACTGAAAATACAAGGATATCAAAGCGAGGATATTTCGGTTTTTGCCAAGGACAAAGATCAAGTTAACAAAATTGAAGATGAAACAGGTACAAGCGTGACAGCAGAAAAAGACGGACGTGGAAAAAACGCTGGAAAAGGTGCGGGAATTGGTGCCGTTTCAGGAGGTGTGCTGGGCGGTATTGTTGGATTAATCGCTGAAGCTGGGCTGTTAGCGATACCTGGTATTGGCCCATTGGTAGCGGCGGGGCCCATTGCAACTACACTTGCTGGTCTGGGAATTGGTGCTGGCGGCGGCGGGATTGTCGGTGCTCTAGTGGGAGTCGGCATACCGGAAGAACAAGCAAAAGAATATGAAAAATATTTGAAAGACAATAAAGTCATTGTTTTGGTTGAAGTTAACGAAGAAAACCAAAGTGATGTATATCGTAACTTCATTTCAAACAAAACAGAGAACTCAACAATGTATCCGGAGGAAATTCTTATTACTGAGAATAGAACAAGAGATTTGTAATAACAGTAAGGTATAGTTTCACAAAAAAATATAAAATAAAACTATGTTCGTAGAAGGCATAGTTTAGTTGCCAGTGGTGTTCGCTACCACTGGCATTTTGCTTTTGTAATTTTCATTGCTGTGCTTGCTTTCTCTTTGAGGCGAAATGGCTTTTTTACAAAGCTGTAAAAAATTTGATAATCAGTATAAACTTCATTATATAATAAGGGATATATCAGAAGCAGAGGTGTAATAAATGAACAAACCGATAATGGATGATTATAATATCAGTTTACAGCAAATTGAATTATTAGCACCTAGAATATGTACGGGAATTCAAGTAATGCTTGTTATAAGTGGAGAGATAACTGTTGAAACAAATAGTCGGTATTATTTATTGAATGAAAATGATTTGCTTGTCATTAACCGAAACCAGTATTATCAAGCAAAAGGGAGCAGACCAAACAGTGTTTTGATGTTGAATCTTTCTGACAGATATATGAGTAAAGCCTATTCTTCTTATCGAACAAGCCGATTTGAATGCTATTCAAGGGAAATTGATATGGGGAGAGAATTAATGGTTGGAAAGCTTCGCAAATTATTAGTAGAACTTATGCTTACATATTATCGTCGCGATGAAAGCTATCAGATCGAAATTCAAGCATTTATAAGTGAACTTCTATTAATTTTGATTCGCCGTTTCAAACAAAAGGGAAGCTCACTGGAAAAAATTGATACAAAGGATGAACGACTGAATCAAATAATAGCTTATATGGAAAAAAACTATGATCAATCGATTACTTTGGAAGAAATAGCGCATCATTTTTATTTGTCTTCAGGATATTTATCGCGCTATTTTAAACAAAAGGTAGGAACAGGATTCAATCGATTTCTAATGAATATCAGGCTGGAGCATTCATTGAAGGATTTACTGTATACTTCAAATTCCATTTCGCAAATTGCGATGAAGAACGGCTTTCCAAACACAAAGTCATTCACAACATTATTTAAGGAAATATATGAAGAAACGCCGAAGAATTACCGAGAAAAGCACCAGGTAGAAAGAGTGGATTCAGTAAAGAGCTATAATCTGGAAGATGCATCGGAAATTATTCATACCCCAAGTATTCTGGAAAGATTAGGTGCAATACTAACGAATTCGGATGAAACATATAATAATACCGAAACAAAATCAGAAGAATTAAAAATCGATTTATCCCATATTTCCACTAGTAAAATTAATCGGCCAATGCATAATTTGATGATTGGCGAATTGAGAGAACTATTGAAGGAAAGTGTTCGATCACAAATATTAATGGTAGCCAAGGATATGCGGCTTGAAAACATTGGAGTGCGAAATTTAATAACAGGCTCGACATTTATTCCTCCTGTTGAAACTGATGAGATTATTGCAACAACATCTCCATATTACAATGCTGACTTTGCATTAAATTTCCTTAAAAAAAATGAATTATCATTATTTGTTCGGGTAGATTATAAGGAAATATCGACAGACGAGGATGGCTATTTTACAGAATTGCATAAATTCATGAGTCATTGTATTAATGTTTATGGCCAGGCTTACATAGAAACATGGCATTTTATGTTTTATGAATCATATCCAACGGGTGTTAGTGGGAAAGATTTAGAGCGTGTGTATATGAAATTCTATCATGCGTTAAAGACATATGCTCCGCTTATTTCTGTTGGCTCCTTCTTTCCTTTTGCATTTAAAAAGGAAGAGACAAGCACTCAGCATCAATGGTTAATTAAAGATGAAATTCCAGTGGATTTCTTTGGCTATGAAGCAAATCAAAATGAAGTTATAAATTTTGAAGAGCTTGGTAATGATCGTTTCTCCTTAGCGGAAGGATATATAAAGGAGAAGACAGATAAATTGCTCACTTATTTATTGCATCATAAGAAAGAACGGCCAATTCATTTAATTAGCTGGAATACACTTTCTGGAAATACAAGACATACGAATGGTACTTTCTTCAGGGGTGCTTTAGTACTTAAAAATGCCTTTGAGGTTGCAGATAGAATTGAATCAATGGGGTTCTGGATTAATACGGAGCAGCATGAGAAAGGAAGAAAAGAGCGGAATATTCCGATTGAGGGATTGGAACTTTTTCATTACTTTAACGGAAAGCGACCTGCTTTTTTTGCAATGCAATTCTTAGAGCGGCTTCAGGGGGAAGTAGTTGTAAGTGGTTCTGATTATATTATGACGAAAAATGATCGTGGATATCAGTTATTGTTAATGAATAGCAACATTATTAATCCGTATTATTCGGTTGAGGACACATTTCTCCAAAAACTAAATAAGGATATTCATGTAACAATCACAAACATGGAGCAAGGGGAGTACCAAATTCGTAAACATGTATTTGATAAGAATAATGGAGCATTGTATACAAAATGGTGGGAATTAAATAGTGCATACGGCATGGACATGGAAGTCATCGATTATATTATCCAGACAAGTCGCCCATCTCTGGAAATATTTGATGAAGCGATTGAAGGAGAATGGGCATTTTACGCCTATTTATCGATAAATGCGATTCATTTCTTTGATATTCGCAAGGCTTTGATTTAACACATGCTTTTGATTCGTGAATGTTTAATTAAGAATATGATGGGAAGAGAGGATTGACACAATTATTGTCAATCCTCTCTTTTATGTAAAAAAATAACGGTCATTTAATAACCTATATTTTTTGAAGTAGAAAAAATAACGAGTTATTTGCTGGAAAGGGGCAAATAATAACTTACTCTAAAACAGGAAATCTTTTACAATAAAAATGTGAAAAGAAAAGAGCTCAAAACTTTTCAGTGAAACTTAGCACTTTTATCCAGTTTATCTTTTAGTAAATATGTAAGAAAAGGATGGTAATAATAAAGCCATCTAGGAATGATTTAAGCTTCACAGATTAAGCATGAAAGGCAATTGCTCGGTGAAACGTTACTTAGCACTAGTTTTATAAAAAATTTGGAGGGAATAATAATATGGAAACCACAACTTATAAAGGTACAAATAAAATGATTATCGGTATTGTTTTTGGTGTTATCACTTTTTGGTTATTCGCGCAAGCAATGGTAAATATCGTTCCTGCAGTGCAAGAGGATTTAGGTGTATCACTTGGTACATTAAACATAGCGATTAGTTTGACCTCTTTATTCTCTGGATTGTTCATCGTAGTAGCAGGTGGACTAGCGGATAGAATGGGGCGGAAGAAGCTTACGTATATTGGTTTAATTCTTAGTGTGATTGGTTCATTGCTCCTTGTAATAACAACCGGTGCTACACTTTTAATTATTGGACGAGTACTTCAAGGATTATCTGCTGCATGTATTATGCCAGCAACGATTGCATTAATGAAAGAGTATTTTGAAGGTGCGGAAAGACAACGTGCACTTAGCTACTGGTCAATTGGTTCTTGGGGTGGATCAGGATTTTGCTCATTTGCTGGTGGTGCAATTGCAACGTATATGGGATGGAAATGGATCTTCATTTTCTCAATTATTTTTGCATTGCTTGCAATGGTTCTAATTAAAGATGTTCCTGAAAGTAAGGCTCCATCAACAGGTAAGTTTAAATTTGACTTTGGTGGTTTAGCTATTTTTATTATCACATTACTTGCTATAAATATATTGATTACACAAGGTGCAAACCTAGGCTGGACAAGTGCGGCTACAATAATTCTCGGCGTAGTATCAATTGTGGGAATTGTAGCTTTCGTTAAGTATGAAGCTAAACGAACAACAGCATTAATTGACTTTAAAATGTTCGAAAGTAAACCATATACTGCTGCAACAATCTCCAATTTCCTATTAAATGCTGTTGCTGGTACATTAATTGTCGCTAATACGTATGTTCAAGTTGGTCGTGGTTACAGTGCATTTCAATCAGGAATGCTGTCAATTGGTTATTTAGTTGCAGTACTTGCTATGATTCGCGTTGGTGAAAAGTTGATGCAACGTACTGGTGCAAAAAAACCGATGGTGTGGGGGACAATCTTAACTCTTATCGGCGTAGGAATTATGGGATTAACATTCTTACCTGATTTAATGTACACAATTGTCGTGTTCGTTGGTTTTATCTTATTCGGTATTGGACTTGGAATGTATGCAACGCCATCAACAGATACAGCAGTTTCTTATGCTCCTGATGATAAAGTAGGAGAAGCTTCTGGGGTGTATAAAATGGCAAGTTCTTTAGGGAATGCTTTCGGGGTTGCAATTTCTGCAACAATCTATAGTACAATTGCAGGATTTAGCAGTGTAGAGGTCGCTGCCTCAGCAGGGATTATTACGAACGTTATCTTTGCAGTACTCGCATTAATCTCAATTATTGTTTTAGTTCCTAGTAACGTCGGGAAACCTTCACAAACTTCAAGACATACATCTAAACCGGTTGTTGAACATTAACATTTACTAAAGGAGATGGAAATGGTGAAAAATGAACTTATTAATCTACTCCAATCCCGAAAAGGTGAAATGATAAATTCGTCGCTATTTCATGAAAATCCAGAGGTATATCGTTTAAAGAAGAAAAGCAATACGTTATGAGGAGGATTTATGATGAGACAAGAATTGATGAAGATGTTAGAACAACGCAAAGATGAAATGATAGAAATTCGCCGCCATTTACATGAAAATCCAGAGTTATCCTTTAAAGAAGAGAATACGGCAAACTATATTGCTGATTTTTATCAAGGGAAAGATGTAGAAATCGAACGAAATGTAGGAAACGGATACGGTATTATAGTCACCATTAAGGGTGGAAAGCCTGGCA of Oceanobacillus zhaokaii contains these proteins:
- a CDS encoding flavin reductase family protein, with amino-acid sequence MLSFDPKENTERENYKLLIGSIIPRPIAFVTSVAKDGTVNAAPFSYFNVVSSNPPMISISTQRKNGKRKDTAQNIIDNQAFVVHIVDLENVEEINKTAASLPPNESELALANLTLVDSETISVPGIKEAKVRFECKLEQVIELGQDGSIGTDLIIGKIIRFHIDEAIYEEGRINPEALGAVSRLAGHNYAKIGKIFSIERPK
- a CDS encoding alpha/beta hydrolase, which gives rise to MKHIFQKGTDSTKPTLLLLHGTGGTEQDLLQLAEIVDKEANVLSVRGNVLENGMPRFFRRLAEGVFDEEDLIFRTKELNEFLDDAAVKYEFDRNNIVAIGYSNGANIAASLLFHYQSALKAAILHHPMVPRRGIELPDLSSNGVFIAAGTNDPICPSTESEELKTLLENAGASVELHWENRGHQLTIDEVKAAAKWYRSLISNKS
- a CDS encoding MFS transporter, producing METTTYKGTNKMIIGIVFGVITFWLFAQAMVNIVPAVQEDLGVSLGTLNIAISLTSLFSGLFIVVAGGLADRMGRKKLTYIGLILSVIGSLLLVITTGATLLIIGRVLQGLSAACIMPATIALMKEYFEGAERQRALSYWSIGSWGGSGFCSFAGGAIATYMGWKWIFIFSIIFALLAMVLIKDVPESKAPSTGKFKFDFGGLAIFIITLLAINILITQGANLGWTSAATIILGVVSIVGIVAFVKYEAKRTTALIDFKMFESKPYTAATISNFLLNAVAGTLIVANTYVQVGRGYSAFQSGMLSIGYLVAVLAMIRVGEKLMQRTGAKKPMVWGTILTLIGVGIMGLTFLPDLMYTIVVFVGFILFGIGLGMYATPSTDTAVSYAPDDKVGEASGVYKMASSLGNAFGVAISATIYSTIAGFSSVEVAASAGIITNVIFAVLALISIIVLVPSNVGKPSQTSRHTSKPVVEH
- a CDS encoding MarR family winged helix-turn-helix transcriptional regulator: MSDNLSLKTFVVLMKAAKSIEELIKKDISSHGMKSSDFAVIEAVYSKGRQTIRQISEAVLINTGSITYVIDKLENNGLVERVDCKEDRRVVYIQITDKGKKLMDEIFPKHQQVIEALFEGVTSEEKEIVLDVLKKVGRKGEALR
- a CDS encoding Rrf2 family transcriptional regulator produces the protein MKISSRFTIAVHILSLITIERSTRCTSEYIAESVNTNPVIIRKVMGKLKNAGMIAIHRGLGGAELLKPLEQITLLDIYRAVEVVEEGELFQIHNDPNPNCAVGANIQGVLELILFKAQDVMENILDEVTMEELVKVLNQKIG
- a CDS encoding NAD(P)-dependent oxidoreductase — its product is MKVGIIGATGKAGSLILKEAKERGHEVTAIVRNAAKLADKDLEVVEKDLFQLTAEDLKKFDVVVNAFGTAPEIAEQHVELGKVLIAALQGTEVTRLIVVGGAGSLYVDEAKTTRLIDTPEFPDAFKSIASNQGKNLEDLQNSTGIKWTFLSPAAFFNPEGKRTGTYKAGKDNLIVNAQGESHVSYADYAIAIVDEIENAAHVNERFTVVSDAE
- a CDS encoding helix-turn-helix domain-containing protein codes for the protein MNKPIMDDYNISLQQIELLAPRICTGIQVMLVISGEITVETNSRYYLLNENDLLVINRNQYYQAKGSRPNSVLMLNLSDRYMSKAYSSYRTSRFECYSREIDMGRELMVGKLRKLLVELMLTYYRRDESYQIEIQAFISELLLILIRRFKQKGSSLEKIDTKDERLNQIIAYMEKNYDQSITLEEIAHHFYLSSGYLSRYFKQKVGTGFNRFLMNIRLEHSLKDLLYTSNSISQIAMKNGFPNTKSFTTLFKEIYEETPKNYREKHQVERVDSVKSYNLEDASEIIHTPSILERLGAILTNSDETYNNTETKSEELKIDLSHISTSKINRPMHNLMIGELRELLKESVRSQILMVAKDMRLENIGVRNLITGSTFIPPVETDEIIATTSPYYNADFALNFLKKNELSLFVRVDYKEISTDEDGYFTELHKFMSHCINVYGQAYIETWHFMFYESYPTGVSGKDLERVYMKFYHALKTYAPLISVGSFFPFAFKKEETSTQHQWLIKDEIPVDFFGYEANQNEVINFEELGNDRFSLAEGYIKEKTDKLLTYLLHHKKERPIHLISWNTLSGNTRHTNGTFFRGALVLKNAFEVADRIESMGFWINTEQHEKGRKERNIPIEGLELFHYFNGKRPAFFAMQFLERLQGEVVVSGSDYIMTKNDRGYQLLLMNSNIINPYYSVEDTFLQKLNKDIHVTITNMEQGEYQIRKHVFDKNNGALYTKWWELNSAYGMDMEVIDYIIQTSRPSLEIFDEAIEGEWAFYAYLSINAIHFFDIRKALI
- a CDS encoding general stress protein produces the protein MPNKIIGGVFAVAEDAEKAINELKIQGYQSEDISVFAKDKDQVNKIEDETGTSVTAEKDGRGKNAGKGAGIGAVSGGVLGGIVGLIAEAGLLAIPGIGPLVAAGPIATTLAGLGIGAGGGGIVGALVGVGIPEEQAKEYEKYLKDNKVIVLVEVNEENQSDVYRNFISNKTENSTMYPEEILITENRTRDL